The Caldicellulosiruptor acetigenus DNA window TGCTATAAGAACTTCGCTGAAAATGTACAAACTACTTGCAGAGGTTTGAGAATGTAAAAAAACAGGAATCTTCTGACCCTTTATTTTTTCAAATATCAACAAAACAATAAATATCAGTGCTGCATTTATCCACAGTGAGGTTTTTGACAGGAAATCTTTTAATTTTTCTTTGCATAAAACAGAAAACACAAGCGCATATATTACAAGAAGCTTTGAAAAGATGTTCAAAAAGACAAGCGCTTGAATACCTTCCAAGCTACTTATTGTTTCTTTCTCCAAATTTAGGACATATAAGAATTTGAAAACCACAAGTGACAAAAAAACCTTTCTAAAGCTATAAATTAGCGTATTTTTTATTTCTTTACCAAGAAATGCTGACACAATAAATATTCCACTTACTGCAACAACTCCAACTATTTCAAACAGTTTGTAAAGGCAAAATTCTAATTGAGCACTCACAATATCTCATTCCTTTATTTTGTTCTGTACATTCAATCACTATATTAAATATATTCCCGAAAAAGAAGGGATTGATTTTATTATACTCTACTTCATAAAAAATTTAAAAGGGAGACTTTTGAAAATCTCCCTTGGTTTTCGACCAATTCTTTATTCTTCTACTCTGAATATCTCATCAGCAATTAGGATAAAGTTGCTCAGGTCAAAGAGGGAACTTCCTTCCGCGAAAAGTTCATAGAGCAAGATTTTTTTACTTGCATGCAAAGCCTCAACCCAAGCTTTGAAATGCTTTAAATCTATAAAGTGTTCTTTTATAGCAGTAACATCGATAAACACAATGTCAAGAGATTCCTGCCAGAACTCTATGCAAACGTTTGGAAAAAGAAGCCTTTTGAGCCACTGGTAAGACTTTTCACTTCCAAAAAAAGAAAACTTCTCAAGCTCAAGAAGACGCGTAAGAACAAGAATACTTGAGATAAGATGAGCTTCGCCTACATAGGGTTTTAGAACTGTCAGTGCTTGGGAGGTCACAAGTTCATGTCCTTCAAGAACTATCATTTGCATCGTATCCTCCCTTTGTAATCCTTTGTTATATTTTTGTATATTATATTCTATAATTAAGTACCTGTCAATAAAATTATTAACTTTTAGATTTATCTTCCTGGAAAAAATATAAAAAATAAAATGGCTGTGCGACCAGCTTCGATATAACCCTCCTGGTGAAATAGCAGACCCGACAGGCTCCTGTCATGCACCCCTGCGGCACACGCGAAAAACTGCTTACCGTTGCTTCCTTCCGGACCTGGCGGGGTTCACAGCCCTCGCGTTGCGCAGGACACAACCATCCTCACCCCGGCCTGCCCTCAATGCCAAAAGGGTTATACCTCAGTCTGGCTATTCGACCCCGCTATAGCGGATTGCGGGTTACAGGGCACCGCTACCTCCCCGTCATAGCACAGCCAATTCTATTATACTCTTAAAACCTTCTAAAATCAACTGCCAAAATTTACTTGCCGTTTGCCTGAACAAGCCACACATGAGCAAGTTCAAGTGCTTTGTAAAGATTGTCGGCTTCAGCCTTTTTTACAACTCTTTCTTTCACAGTGAGCTTTGGATTGTTTATCTGAAGTTCAACCGAAATAGGTGATGCTATTTTGTGTCCTTTATATTCCTCAGTTCCCAGCACTACAAACACTGCAACAAATTTGTCGTCTGGATTTCCATAGTGGATGAGGTTATTTCTAATTTTGTATACTTCTCTTCCTCTATATTTGAAAACCTGTGGTAGGCTCATAGCAAAATCAACTCCTAATCACCATAAATTTTTAAAACTTCTCATAGTGGATATGATACTAAACTTTATTGTCTTTTTCAAGCATTGTTCACAAAATTCTTTTTCCTTTTTGCCAGCCCCTCTCTTATTTCAAATGTAACATCTCTATTTAAAGGTTCTGGCAGTACAATAAACACACCATCTCCCTTTTTGGCTCTCCTTATACCTTCAGACACCATCTCAACCACATCTGAAAACCTTTCTATTTGCCGGCTTATAATTTTACCTCTGTCCTCTATAAAGTCCAGATTTTGTTCTTGTCTCTTTTCACATACAAAATAAAGATTTTTTATTCCTATTGAGCTGAGGCTCAAAGCAAGAATTTTCATGTGTTCCTTCTTATTAAGGCTGTCAATAATTACTTTGACACCATTTATATCAAATATATTAAATTTTCCTGGATTTTGATGTGAATCGTTCTTGTACTCAGTCAAAAATCTATATATAATCTCACTGTCAACACCGTAAAAATGCAGTGCTGCTATTGTCTGAAGAATATTGTCAACTGCAAACATAAGCTTGCCATCGTATGAATATGGAATCTCCCTGATGTTGCAAAACGAAAAAACCTGCTGACCATCGAAAATCTTCACAACATCATTCTCAAGATACACACAGGGTCTTTTCATCTCTATATGAGCCTTTAAATCTGGATGATGATTTGAAATAGATGTAAATACAATCTTACATCTCGCTTTTGCACTGTACAGGTATTTATAAGCATCGTTGACGTTCAAAATTAGATATCCATTTTCTTTAATGCTTCTGGAAAACAAAAGGTTTTTTTCTATCTGATTTTGAGAAAATGTATTGGTAATAATGCCTATCTCGGGTTCTATTTCTATCTCATCAATACATTTTTCTGGATTGAATTCAACAAGTTTTATGTCCGACAAGTCCCCAAAATTTCTTAGATAGAAATTCTCTATTTCACTATCAATGGATGTTTCCAGACCGCATCTTTGAAAAATGTACCTCATTATTTGCAAAATTGTACTCTTACCGTACGTCCCTGACACAGCAATTATCGGCACAGATGGATTTGGCATCTTTTCAAAATACACATCCAGAATAGTATTGAAAATATCGCAGCCACATATCTGCGAAAATATACGAAGGTCACAACTTGTTTCAACATCAACAACATATCCACCTACAACCGAATATGGCAGGGAAATATCTTCTGTAACAAAGTCTAAGATGGTCATTACATATCCAAATCTTTCTGCAATCTTAACAAAAAGTTGTTGGTTTTCGTATGCTACCTTTTCTGTAACATCTGTGGTTATACACCCTGTTTTAAAACTGGTCGGTTCCTTTAAAAAGACATTCATTCCCTTGGGCAAAATATCGTCCAAGGTAAATCCCTGTTTTAAAATATTCTTTTGAATATATTTATTATTTTTCTCACCTTGGTCTAAAAGTTCTGAAATTTTTCTCTTACCATCACCTACAATGTATGGAGAGGTTCTTTCAACAGCTGCCACGACTTTTCCATTTACAACCAGGACTTTATAGCTTTTACCCGGTACGTATCTTTCAACAATCACTCTGCTATCCATGCTTTTTACCATATCAAATGCTTCCAATGCCTGCTGATTTGTTCTGATATTTACTATGTTTGGAGAGTCTTTTTTGCAGCCTTTTATCGAAATTGGGAATCCCAGCTTTTTTATGCTGTCCATCAGTTGGTCAGAAGTAAAGACTACTTCAAATGGTACAACTGGAAAAGAGTTTAGTTTTAAAAATCTTCGTTGGAGTTCTCTGTCGCTTGACAAACTAACCCTGCTAAAGTCATGCTCACTTATAATGGAAGCAAAAAGCTTTGCATACTTCCCCTCACCCAGCATGAATGTATCTGTATATCCAATTCTCGTAAATCTGATACCTCTCTTTGTGCAGGCATTTTTCAAAAGTCTTGTATTTGGCGAAAGTTCTGTTTCAATTGTGAGCTTTTTTAACTTTGAAATCTTGTCAGGAAAATGTTCAGGGATGGTTCCTTTTTCTATGCACTCTAAGGCAAACTCTATGACCCTGTGTACAAGCATTTGATTGTCATGTTCAATCAAAACCTCTATATGGTCATCAAAATTCAGGCATTCCCAGTACTCAACCAAGTTGTATCCTATAAGGTTTTGAATATGGATGCAAAGCTTAGCAAAGTTTCTTGCCTCTTCGAGTTTTCCTTTTACCTTTAATACCACAACCTTTTTGTCTGAATAGATATTTCTGTTATTGTAAACCTTGATATTTTCAATCTTCATCCCAAGAAAAGTTTCTCTCCTTCTTTACTTTTTATTCTGTATTCTTCCCCCTTCAAAAAAGACTAATACCTGCAAAAAAAATAAGCAGGGAAAATGTTACTTCCCTGCCGCTGTTCTCTCTTCACTCTTCTTCTGTTCAATTAGATTTTTTGCTGCGTTTTTGACATGAAGTTTCATGTACTCTTCCGCCTTGTCAGGGTCTCTGCTGACTATTGCTTCGTATATGAGTTTGTGTTCTTCCATAGCCTCCTCAAGCCTGCCAGGTGTCTCAAAAGAGGTTGCTCTTGCCCTTATTATATAGCTGTGGAAGGTGGATAAAACATGTTCAAGCGGCTTGCTTTTTGAAGCTTTGTAAATGAGCTGGTGAAACTGCGAATCAGTTTTCATAACCTTTGGAATATCTTTTTTCTTTGTGTAAAGCTCCATAAGAGTTATGATTTCAGTGAGCTCATCCTCTTCGTCTTTCGTAATCTTCTGAGCAGCCCAGCGCGCAGCAAGACCATCCAAAAGCATCCTGATTGTGTATATATCCTCTATGTCCTGAGCAGTAACACCTGCAACAAACGCACCCTTGTGAGGAATAGAATACACAAGCCCTTCAAGTTCAAGCTGGCGCAGCGCCTCTCTTATCGGTGTTCGTGAAACACCAAGCTCTTCAGCAAGTTTTACCTCAACAAGAGGGTCTCCTGGCTTTAAAATTCCCATTAAAATCTTTTCTTTTATCACTTCAAAAATCTTCTCATACAAAGGGGAGTATCTTGCATCTTTATCATCTGAATAACTATATACCATCAAAAACCACCTTCAAACTCTTTATTTTTTATATCCTTTCCATCTCACGGATGACTGCATCTGCAAACTCTTTTGTACCTGTTGAGCCTCCAAGGTCGTATGTAACCTCTTTACCTTCTTTTATAACTTTAGCCACCGCCTTTTCAACTCTATCAGCTGCTTCAAGTTCGCCCAAGTACCTCAGCATCATGACACCAGAAAGTATAGTTGCGGTTGGGTTTGCCAAGTTCTGTCCTGCTCTTTTTGGTGCAGAACCATGGATTGGCTCAAATACTGCCCCATCTTCGCCAATGTTAGCACCTGGCGCTATTCCCAAACCTCCCACAAGCCCTGCTGCCAAGTCAGACAGGATATCTCCGTACATGTTTGGCATAACCAAAACGTCGTAGTTTTCTGGGCTTTGGACAAGCTTCATGCTCATTGCATCAACAATCATATCTTCAAACTCTATATCTGGATAGTCCTGCGCTACCTTTCTTGCACATTCTAAAAATAGTCCGTCTGTAAGTTTTTGGATGTTTGCCTTGTGAACAGCTGTAACCTTTCTTCTCTTTTCTCTTCTTGCAAGCTCAAATGCATACCTGACAATCCTCTCGCTTGCCTTTCTTGTTATTATTTTAACACCAACTGCTGCATCATCTCCAGCCATGTATTCAATCCCTGCATAAAGGTCTTCTGTGTTTTCTCTTACAATGATCAAATCCACATTTGTGTATCTTGAAGGAACACCTTCGTACGACTTGACAGGTCTTACATTTGCATAGAGGTTAAGAGCTTGTCTGAGCGCAACATTCACACTTCTAAACCCTGTCCCGACCGGTGTTGTAATAGGACCTTTGAGTGCAACTTTGTTTCTCTTAACACTTTCCAACACATGGTCAGGAAGTGGTGTCCCATACTGCCCCATAACCTTTTCGCCAGCTTCTACAACTTCCCACTCTATTTTTACACCCGATGAATCCAAAACTCTTCTTGCCGCCTCTGTGACCTCTGGTCCAATACCATCGCCAGGAATAAGTGTAATTCTGTATGCCATTCTTTGTCCTCCTCACATCAAGATTTGTGACAACCTCAATAAAGAGGGGATTTAATTCCCCTCTTCATTATTTATTTCATACCCATAGCTTTTGTAAGGTTCAAAAGTCCACCATGCAAAATCATCTGACGCTGTCTGTCTGTCAGGTTTAAAATCATTCTGTATTTTAATCCTTTTGTGACATTTTCAATTATTAAAACATCGCTTTTTTCTATCTGCTCTCTTGCATTTTCAATTTTGAGCTCATCCATCTCTTCAATTGTATCATAATCGCTCGGATTTTCAAACACCATTGGAATGATTCCGTTGTTTATTAAATTTGCCATGTGAATTCGTGCAAAACTCTTCGCCAAAACCCCTTTTATACCCAAATAAAGCGGCACAAGTGCTGCATGTTCTCTTGAAGAACCCTGTCCATAGTTTACTCCACCTACTATAAACCCACCGTCATTTTCGCGTGCTTTTTTAGGAAAATCAGGATCGCATGGTGTCAAGCAGTAGTCAGACAAATACGGGATGTTTGACCTGTATGGCAAAAGCTTTGCATTTGAAGGCATAATGTGGTCTGTTGTGATATTGTCTCCAAGCTTTATCAAAACTTTTCCTACAACAACATCCGGCAAAGGCTTTCCTTGTGGGAACGGTTTTATATTCGGTCCTCTTATAACCTCAACCTCGTCTGGATTTTCAGCAGGTGGCACTATTAAATTGTCATTTATCAAAAAACTCTTTGGCATCTCAACCTGTGGCTCATCACCAAGGGTTCTTGGGTCTGTGATATACCCTGTGATGGCAGAAGCTGCAGCAGTCTCAGGTGAGACAAGGTAAACTTTTGCAGAAGGTGTGCCGCTTCTACCTTCAAAGTTTCTGTTAAATGTTCTGAGCGAAATACCATTTGTTCTTGGTGCTTGACCCATTCCTATACAAGGACCACATGCACACTCTAAAATCCTTGCACCAGCTGCAACCATTGATGCCAGCGCACCGTTTTGAGCAAGCATGTTCAGAACCTGTTTTGAACCTGGAGATATGACAAGCGATACATGCTCTGCAATAGTTTTTCCTTCCAAAATCTTTGCAACCTTCATGAGGTCCTTGTAAGATGAGTTTGTACAGCTTCCAATTGCAACCTGGTCAACCTTTATACCTTTTAGCTCGCTCACAGGCACAACATTGTCAGGGCTGTGCGGGCATGCTGCAAGCGGCACCAAGCTCGATAAATCTATCTCAATTTCCTCATCATACTGTGCATCGGGGTCTGGCAAAATCTCAACAAAGTCAACCTCTCTCCCCTGTGCTTTCAAAAATTCGTATGTCACCTCATCAGATGGGAATATAGAAGTTGTTGCACCAAGTTCTGCTCCCATATTGGTAATTGTAGCTCTCTCTGGTATAGATAAAGTTTTTACACCTTCACCTGTGTATTCAAAAATCTTGCCCACGCCGCCTTTGACTGTGAGCCTTCTCAAAAGCTCCAAAATAATATCCTTTGCAGAAACCCAAGGTTGGAGCTTGCCTTTGAGGTTTACTTTTACAATCTTTGGCATAATTAAGTAATATTCGCCACCACCCATTGCAACTGCAACATCCAAACCACCTGCACCAATTGCAAGCATGCCTATTCCACCAGCTGTTGGTGTGTGGCTGTCCGAACCCAAAAGTGTCTGTCCTGGAACTGCAAACCTTTCCAAATGAACCTGGTGGCAGATTCCATTTCCGGGCTTGGAAAAATATATTCCATGTTTTTTTGCAACTGTCTGTATGTATAGATGATCATCTGCATTCTCCGGTCCTGTCTGAAGAGTGTTGTGGTCAATGTATGCAACAGACCTTTTAGTCTTTACCCTGTCAATACCCATTGCTTCAAACTGAAGATATGCCATTGTACCTGTTGAGTCTTGAGTAAGTGTCTGATCAATCCTGATTGCAATCTCTTTTCCGGGTATCATTTCACCTTTTACAAGGTGCTGCTTTATAATTTTTTGCGCAACCGTCAAACCCATCTGCCTTAAAACCTCCCAAAAAACTTTGATTGTGATTGTTAAAAATACCTTTTATATTATAGCATTAAAGTATACCTGTATACAAGAGCGTGAATTTAAAAATCCCCTTCCTGGCTTTATGCCAGAAAGGGGACAAAATTTTTAAGGATTTAGTTTTTGTTTGAATGTCTGAACACCATTTTTAATCTCGATTATAACCGCAGACTTCTTTGCATTATGTTTTGCATCTATTGAGATAATTCCAGTAACTCCCACAAAGTTCTTTGTGTTTTCAAGTGCCCTGCGCAGTTTTTCTCTGTCTGTTGTAGAGTTGGCTCTTTTTATTGCATCTGCTATGAAGTAGCCCAAATCATAACCCAGTGCTGAAAGTGCGTTTGGTTCAATCTTATACTTTGCTTGATATTTTTTCTTGAATTCTTGCACTCGCTTATCTGTGTCCTGGGAGGAATAATGTGTTGAGAAAAAGACATTTGTTGCATATTTGCTTCCTGCTTTCTCAACAACCTTCGGGTCGTCAAACCCGTCAGAACCCAAAATTGGTATCCACATTCCAAGCTCTCTTGCCTGCTTGATGATAAGTCCAGCCTCATCATAGTATACAGGGGCAAATAAAGCTTGAGGTTTTTTGTCTCTTATCTTTGTTAAGATTCCGTTGAAGTCTTGTTCGCCTTTTACGAAAGCCTCTTCAGCAACTACTTTCCCGCCACCTTTGGTAAATGTTTCTTTGAAGTTCTTGTAAAGTCCTTTGCTGTAGTCTGATGATGCATCATAGATAATTGCTGCTGTTTTTAGCTTTAATGTTTTTAGTGCAAAGTTTGCCATAACGCTTCCTTGGAATGAGTCATTAAAGCAGATTCTAAAAACGTATGCCTTTGTCTTACCTGTTCTTTCATCAATTGTAACCGAATCATCAGTAGCAGTTGCTGATACAAGTGGAACTTTGTATCTTGTAGCGGCAATTGAAGCAGATTTTGTTGCCCCTGATGTCACAGGGCTTAACATTGCTAAAACATTCTCTTTTGTCGCAAGCCTTGTTGCAATATTTAACGCTTCTGTCTTGTCAGACTTGTTATCATATACAACAAGCTCAATTTTTTTACCCAAAACTCCACCTTTGCTATTGATTTCATCAATTGCCATTCTAAGCCCTTCCAAATTTCTTTGCCCGAACTGAGCAACAGCACCTGACAGCTCAAGATTCACACCAAGTCGTATAGTTTTCGAGCTGGATGATTGAGCATATGAAAAAACTGAAATGATAAGCACCAGGACTACCATAATACCAATAATTTTTTGAAAGTTTAATCTTTTCACGTCCTACCATCCTCCCTTTAATAATTTTGTGACAATAATCAAAAAAGGCAAAGGACTGCTCTTTCAAAAGGCCCCTTTGCCTTTTCGCCTATTACTATGTTGGAAATATTTTAGCATAAAACTTATCATTTTTCAATACCTTAATTTCACAATTCCAATCTTTTCACATATTCTTCAAGCTCCCAGTAAGCTTCAAAATTCAGTTTTTTTCCAAGCTCCTCTTTTATTTGAATAAGATCAAGAATCAAAACTTCAAATGAAGCTATGCCTGTTCTCTCACCCACGCCCCTGATACAGCAATTTGCAGTTGATGCTCCAAACAGCCATGCACATACTGCGTTTGCCTGTGCCTTATAAAAATCATTGTGACCGTGCCACTCAAGTCTTTGATGGGAAAGACCGCAATGTAGCCGCAGGACGTTTATAAGCCTTGGAACACTTCGGGGCAAGCTTGCATACTCGTATGGAACACCCAATCCCAATGTATCACAAAGTTTATAACGAATCTCTATGCCCACGTTTTTTGTTTTACTTTCAATTAACATAATAAAAGGTATCACAAAGTTTTGGATATCAGCCCTTGTAATATCCTCAAGGTGAACCCTTGGTTTTAAGTTCAAAGCCAGAGCTTCTTCAATTATATCTATATACTCTTTTGCAACCTCAAGCCTTGTCTTGCCAAACTTTTTGTAAATATGATAGTCTGATGCTGGCATCAAAATTCCAACCTCATCAAGCCCCAACTCTTTTGCAATCTTTAGTTCTTCCTTTTTAGATCTCACCCACCCCACCACCCGTGGAAATTTGAACCCTTTCTTCAAACACTTTTCAACGCATCGTCTGTGATAGTTTGTATAAAGGAAAAATTCTGAGTATTCTATTGTTCCGGTTTCGTTATCTATATAATGGAAATATTCAAAAATCCTTTCCACGTTATCTTCTCCTATATACGAAATTGCTTGCTGACCTTCTCTGAATGTGCTATCTGAGATGCAAAGATTTTCTGGAATATCTAAAGAAACGGGTGTATCTTCAAAAGGTATCTTTGGTATTGAGGTGTACGGAAATATATCTTTAAAATAATTTGGCGCGTTCCTTGATAGAATCTCATATTCCTCATT harbors:
- a CDS encoding isocitrate/isopropylmalate dehydrogenase family protein, giving the protein MAYRITLIPGDGIGPEVTEAARRVLDSSGVKIEWEVVEAGEKVMGQYGTPLPDHVLESVKRNKVALKGPITTPVGTGFRSVNVALRQALNLYANVRPVKSYEGVPSRYTNVDLIIVRENTEDLYAGIEYMAGDDAAVGVKIITRKASERIVRYAFELARREKRRKVTAVHKANIQKLTDGLFLECARKVAQDYPDIEFEDMIVDAMSMKLVQSPENYDVLVMPNMYGDILSDLAAGLVGGLGIAPGANIGEDGAVFEPIHGSAPKRAGQNLANPTATILSGVMMLRYLGELEAADRVEKAVAKVIKEGKEVTYDLGGSTGTKEFADAVIREMERI
- a CDS encoding Mur ligase, whose product is MKIENIKVYNNRNIYSDKKVVVLKVKGKLEEARNFAKLCIHIQNLIGYNLVEYWECLNFDDHIEVLIEHDNQMLVHRVIEFALECIEKGTIPEHFPDKISKLKKLTIETELSPNTRLLKNACTKRGIRFTRIGYTDTFMLGEGKYAKLFASIISEHDFSRVSLSSDRELQRRFLKLNSFPVVPFEVVFTSDQLMDSIKKLGFPISIKGCKKDSPNIVNIRTNQQALEAFDMVKSMDSRVIVERYVPGKSYKVLVVNGKVVAAVERTSPYIVGDGKRKISELLDQGEKNNKYIQKNILKQGFTLDDILPKGMNVFLKEPTSFKTGCITTDVTEKVAYENQQLFVKIAERFGYVMTILDFVTEDISLPYSVVGGYVVDVETSCDLRIFSQICGCDIFNTILDVYFEKMPNPSVPIIAVSGTYGKSTILQIMRYIFQRCGLETSIDSEIENFYLRNFGDLSDIKLVEFNPEKCIDEIEIEPEIGIITNTFSQNQIEKNLLFSRSIKENGYLILNVNDAYKYLYSAKARCKIVFTSISNHHPDLKAHIEMKRPCVYLENDVVKIFDGQQVFSFCNIREIPYSYDGKLMFAVDNILQTIAALHFYGVDSEIIYRFLTEYKNDSHQNPGKFNIFDINGVKVIIDSLNKKEHMKILALSLSSIGIKNLYFVCEKRQEQNLDFIEDRGKIISRQIERFSDVVEMVSEGIRRAKKGDGVFIVLPEPLNRDVTFEIREGLAKRKKNFVNNA
- a CDS encoding ABC transporter substrate-binding protein gives rise to the protein MKRLNFQKIIGIMVVLVLIISVFSYAQSSSSKTIRLGVNLELSGAVAQFGQRNLEGLRMAIDEINSKGGVLGKKIELVVYDNKSDKTEALNIATRLATKENVLAMLSPVTSGATKSASIAATRYKVPLVSATATDDSVTIDERTGKTKAYVFRICFNDSFQGSVMANFALKTLKLKTAAIIYDASSDYSKGLYKNFKETFTKGGGKVVAEEAFVKGEQDFNGILTKIRDKKPQALFAPVYYDEAGLIIKQARELGMWIPILGSDGFDDPKVVEKAGSKYATNVFFSTHYSSQDTDKRVQEFKKKYQAKYKIEPNALSALGYDLGYFIADAIKRANSTTDREKLRRALENTKNFVGVTGIISIDAKHNAKKSAVIIEIKNGVQTFKQKLNP
- a CDS encoding GntR family transcriptional regulator, translated to MVYSYSDDKDARYSPLYEKIFEVIKEKILMGILKPGDPLVEVKLAEELGVSRTPIREALRQLELEGLVYSIPHKGAFVAGVTAQDIEDIYTIRMLLDGLAARWAAQKITKDEEDELTEIITLMELYTKKKDIPKVMKTDSQFHQLIYKASKSKPLEHVLSTFHSYIIRARATSFETPGRLEEAMEEHKLIYEAIVSRDPDKAEEYMKLHVKNAAKNLIEQKKSEERTAAGK
- a CDS encoding pyruvate carboxyltransferase; the protein is MIKIENEEYEILSRNAPNYFKDIFPYTSIPKIPFEDTPVSLDIPENLCISDSTFREGQQAISYIGEDNVERIFEYFHYIDNETGTIEYSEFFLYTNYHRRCVEKCLKKGFKFPRVVGWVRSKKEELKIAKELGLDEVGILMPASDYHIYKKFGKTRLEVAKEYIDIIEEALALNLKPRVHLEDITRADIQNFVIPFIMLIESKTKNVGIEIRYKLCDTLGLGVPYEYASLPRSVPRLINVLRLHCGLSHQRLEWHGHNDFYKAQANAVCAWLFGASTANCCIRGVGERTGIASFEVLILDLIQIKEELGKKLNFEAYWELEEYVKRLEL
- a CDS encoding aconitate hydratase, whose protein sequence is MGLTVAQKIIKQHLVKGEMIPGKEIAIRIDQTLTQDSTGTMAYLQFEAMGIDRVKTKRSVAYIDHNTLQTGPENADDHLYIQTVAKKHGIYFSKPGNGICHQVHLERFAVPGQTLLGSDSHTPTAGGIGMLAIGAGGLDVAVAMGGGEYYLIMPKIVKVNLKGKLQPWVSAKDIILELLRRLTVKGGVGKIFEYTGEGVKTLSIPERATITNMGAELGATTSIFPSDEVTYEFLKAQGREVDFVEILPDPDAQYDEEIEIDLSSLVPLAACPHSPDNVVPVSELKGIKVDQVAIGSCTNSSYKDLMKVAKILEGKTIAEHVSLVISPGSKQVLNMLAQNGALASMVAAGARILECACGPCIGMGQAPRTNGISLRTFNRNFEGRSGTPSAKVYLVSPETAAASAITGYITDPRTLGDEPQVEMPKSFLINDNLIVPPAENPDEVEVIRGPNIKPFPQGKPLPDVVVGKVLIKLGDNITTDHIMPSNAKLLPYRSNIPYLSDYCLTPCDPDFPKKARENDGGFIVGGVNYGQGSSREHAALVPLYLGIKGVLAKSFARIHMANLINNGIIPMVFENPSDYDTIEEMDELKIENAREQIEKSDVLIIENVTKGLKYRMILNLTDRQRQMILHGGLLNLTKAMGMK